TTCCCGCACAACTGTCGTACGAAGTGTACGAATCCCGTCACGAATTTCGCTCGGAGCCCTGGGGCGGCTATACCAGGCGCAATGAAATCAGAAGGAAGATTTTCCAAGAAGGCGATCTCCTAAAGGACGAATTCCTGACGGAGAATGTGGCCTGGGTGATGTACGATCCTATTCTCCCTGAATGAAGTCGGCCTTAAGCTCCAAGTCATTTTGGCAGATTCTACCCAGAAGGCGGGTTGAATCTTGGTAGATTTAAAATTCCATCGGTCCGTTCCATTCCCTTGGATAGTTTTTGCATTTTTTGTATGTTATAGCAGATAATATCTTGTAAAACAGATGCTTCTTCTGTATTATTTGGGGAGGAGTAAGAAGAATGGCACTTAGACTAGGTGATGTGGCTCCGGATTTCCATGCGGAAACTTCCGAGGGCCCGATCGATTTTCATAAGTATTTAGGAGAAGGTTGGGGGATTTTATTTTCCCATCCCAAAGATTACACTCCGGTTTGCACGACAGAACTCGGCTACGTGGCGAAGATTAAACCGGAATTCGAAAAAAGAAACGTAAAGGTTCTGGCTCTTTCGGTGGATCCGCTGGATTCTCATAAAGGCTGGATCGGAGACATCAACGAGACCCAGAACACCACTGTAAATTATCCGATCATTGCGGATGCGGATCGCAAAGTCTCCGGACTCTACGATATGATTCATCCGAATGCAAGCGAGACCACTACTGTACGTTCCGTATTCGTGATCGGTCCTGACAAAAAGGTGAAACTCACTTTGACGTATCCCGCATCCACCGGTAGAAATTTCGACGAGCTATTGCGAGTGATCGATTCATTGCAATTAACCGCGAATTATAGCGTGGCGACTCCCGCCAATTGGAAGCACGGAGAGGATGTGATCATCGTTCCCGCAGTTTCCGACGAAGATGCGGAGAAGAAGTTCCCGAAAGGTTTCCGTAAGATCAAACCGTATCTGAGATACACCCCTCAACCGAATCGCTAAACTGAAAAAGAGAAGGAAGATCGTTTTCGCCTTCCTTCTCTTTTTTTTCGATCATCTTTCCGAAATTATTTCCTTCTATCGGAGATCGCTCGTTTGGCGATTTCCATTCTGAGATCCTGGGCTTTTTTTCTGGATTCTCGGATTTTATGTACTAGTGAAGGGGGACTAACGCTAGGATGGCCGGAGCGGAAAGGAGGATCCGGATTGTATTCCATCATGAGTTGTATTTCCTGAGCCGCTTCGCTTCCTCTAATCTCCGAGACCACTCGTAGAGCGAAATCAATCCCAGCAGTGATTCCTCCTCCCGTGATTCGATTCCGGTCGATTACCACCCTGTCGGTGGAGATTCCGATTTCGGGAAACAATTCTAGGACCGGTATCGAGAGCCAATGTGTGGTCGCCTTGTAGCCGTCCAGGACTCCCGCAGCGGCTAAGACCAATGAGCCGGTGCAAACGGAAGTCACGTATTTGCAAGACTCCGATCTGGCTCGGATCCAAGAGAGTAGGTTTTTGTTTTCCATCATCGGGTTGACTCCTATACCTCCCGGAACGAAAAGCAGATCCAAGTCCGATACTTCTTCCCAGGTTCGATCGGGAAGAATGGAGAGTCCCTTCTCGGAACGAACCGCTTCCTTTGTTTCGGCCAAGAGAAGGATCTCCGAGTCCGGCATCCTGGAAAATACTTCGTAAGGACCCGTGAGGTCCAATTGGGTCAGATCTGGAAAAAGAATCATACCGATTCGGAATTTTTCGGACATGTTTCTAAAGACTCCTTTCGTACCGCCGCACAAGCGAAAATTCCATTCTACCGGAATCCATAGCTTCGAATCTTCTCTATTGATCTATATTTTATTCTAATTTGGGATATTCCGAATTGGGAAGTAGAATATACCTGCTTGGCTAAGTCGATTTTCACCGAGGAATACAAGGCATTTCAAAAGCTCCTTCGAAAGGCGAGGGAGGAGTCCGGCTTGACTCAAACGGATGTGGCAAACGCCTTAAAGGCTCCCCAATCTTTTATTTCTAAAGTGGAAGCAGGCGATCGTAGAATCGATGTGATCGAGTTTTGGAATCTCGCAAAATTATACAGGAAACCGGTGGAGTTCTTCTTTCGATTCGAGGAAAAAGAAACTTCCAAATCCAAATCCAAGACTCTGAAAGTCGCTAGTTCCAAGAAAAAGTCCCGTTAAACCTTACTTGAGGCCGTTGGGAGCCAAACGAATCCTTTTATATCTTCTCGGAAAAGAGATAGTCAGAAAACTACTCCGCGGAAAGAAATAGATCCGTAGGTTTTTCGCAACCGTATGCTAAATGAGATTCGATCCGATTCGAAAAGTATTTCTTAGACCCACGAGCGCCTGGATAGCAGGTTTGTTTGCAACCGCAGTTTTTTTCTTCGTATTAGGCAGATCGAGCTATCGTAAATCCGAGACTTCTTTCTTTACAGGAGCTTCTTCGGAGATTTCCAGTTCTCGCAAATATCTTTCCGAAAGACCCCATCTTTTTCTACAGAATGTGCGATTCTATTGGCAGAAGGATATCTTTATCCAAACGAGTAGACTCGCTTTAGAAGCGATTCCTAAGAAAGGGGACCTTCTATTATTCGATCGCCCCGAATCCTTTTCTCTTAGGATTCTTTCCGGGAACATACAGATCACTTGCGCTAGCTTGGAAAAATTGATTAACGGAAGACTATTGGCCTTTCCGGAATCCACTTTAAGGAAGATTCGCCTCTCTCCGGTGTATCATAATGGCGTTTGGAAATTGAAGGTAACCGGAGAAGTCAAACTCATGGTTTGGGTCGGCTTCGAAGGGATCGCAAGTATAGGCTTGGATTTGGAGACGGGCAGGGTACTCATGGAAAACGAGTCCGTCCAGGCGCTTTTGAACCCGTATACCAAGGAATTATTGAATACGGTAGGTCTTTCCATAGAGGATTTGGTCCGTTTTCCGGAAGGAAAGGGTCTGATTATCAATGGAAATCGGATCTATTTCGAGCCTTTTTCCGTGTTTCCCGATCCACAGGTGGAGGGAACCCTTCGTAGTATAAAATTGCAAGCGGAGAATTTGGATATCGAGTTTCGTTCCGAATCGGATCCGATTCCTCCGAAGACAAATTCAAAAAACTTTATATTTGTTTCGGGAGGAAGAACTCTTTTCGGCGGGGTCCAGCTGAATCAAGGGAAGATTCTTCTCCAGGACGATCGGGAAAGCGATCCTTTCGAATTTTCCTTTCACGAATACAAAAAGGCTCTCTTTCGCGCTAATCTTAGAATGAGCGAGGACGGAGGCATTCAAATCCGTATGGAAGATTCCTTTCCTTCGCAATAGTTTCCTTTTTAGCTCCAAAAAATTTCAGGACCGGAACCGTTTGGCCTTCTACGAGGATCTTAGTCTCCAACGAAGTCCGTCTCCTGCGATTTCTTTCCTTTCCGTCTTTTGCACTTCGAACTCAATACACGAAATAATAAATTTCTGAAAATAAATTCCACTCCTCGGATACGTTAGGACCGACCTCGGGTCAATCAGACGTAGGGGAGAAAAATAATGGGTTTATCTTTTTCTAATATTTTCGGTTTCAATCTTCGAAAATCCTTCTCCGGGATATTCTGCGGATTCTTTCTGCTTGGACTCCAGGCTTGCATGTTGCCGCAAGTCCGCGTTGCAAATACGGGGGCGTATCCCTCCGACTATGTATATAAGGGGGATCTTGGGGGTCTGGAAAGAAGTTTGCACTCCGGTTTTTCGGTGGATACTAAAGACCCTTTTACTCGAAATTACACTCCTCTAATGATCGCCGCCAGGGAAGGAGAAACGGAGATCGCAGAATTTCTGATACGCAACGGCGCCGATGTGAACGCCAAGACTAGAGATGGACATACCGCGCTCATGATGGCGGTATACAATCGGAATATCCAGATCGTATCCTTATTATTAAGAAGTGGCGCGGACGTTCATGCCAAGACTCGCCAGGGACATACGGCTTGGTCGGAGGCGACTCTGGAAGATTCTACTAAGATCAAGGAACT
The sequence above is a segment of the Leptospira wolffii serovar Khorat str. Khorat-H2 genome. Coding sequences within it:
- a CDS encoding ankyrin repeat domain-containing protein produces the protein MGLSFSNIFGFNLRKSFSGIFCGFFLLGLQACMLPQVRVANTGAYPSDYVYKGDLGGLERSLHSGFSVDTKDPFTRNYTPLMIAAREGETEIAEFLIRNGADVNAKTRDGHTALMMAVYNRNIQIVSLLLRSGADVHAKTRQGHTAWSEATLEDSTKIKELLSNAGAGK
- a CDS encoding helix-turn-helix domain-containing protein, with protein sequence MAKSIFTEEYKAFQKLLRKAREESGLTQTDVANALKAPQSFISKVEAGDRRIDVIEFWNLAKLYRKPVEFFFRFEEKETSKSKSKTLKVASSKKKSR
- a CDS encoding DJ-1/PfpI family protein → MSEKFRIGMILFPDLTQLDLTGPYEVFSRMPDSEILLLAETKEAVRSEKGLSILPDRTWEEVSDLDLLFVPGGIGVNPMMENKNLLSWIRARSESCKYVTSVCTGSLVLAAAGVLDGYKATTHWLSIPVLELFPEIGISTDRVVIDRNRITGGGITAGIDFALRVVSEIRGSEAAQEIQLMMEYNPDPPFRSGHPSVSPPSLVHKIRESRKKAQDLRMEIAKRAISDRRK
- a CDS encoding peroxiredoxin is translated as MALRLGDVAPDFHAETSEGPIDFHKYLGEGWGILFSHPKDYTPVCTTELGYVAKIKPEFEKRNVKVLALSVDPLDSHKGWIGDINETQNTTVNYPIIADADRKVSGLYDMIHPNASETTTVRSVFVIGPDKKVKLTLTYPASTGRNFDELLRVIDSLQLTANYSVATPANWKHGEDVIIVPAVSDEDAEKKFPKGFRKIKPYLRYTPQPNR